One Candida dubliniensis CD36 chromosome 1, complete sequence genomic region harbors:
- a CDS encoding histone binding protein, putative, with product MSNYSPEIAKLISEGSRAYSSKDFELASEKYGEACEEYSKTHQGNEDADLLFLYGKAVFQSGVSKSEVFGGKPAEQDLENENSESKEEDSKPETDKTDDTFQFYADGDGDEEDGDANVFQEQGEEKDEPNEDENNDDDANKSDFEVAWELLDLARALFEEKLESLDKGDLKPPYLAQDTEESNNDYVVALKKLSETYDILGEVSLEAENFNQAAEDLRKCLDLRLELFSDSSSLISESHYKLALALEFQSDDSSSRKNAAEQMKLAIESVERRNQTEKDDSRKKDNQEIIDEMREKYQDLLKDPSEEIKKQQLDIIKGILGEEASGSEQSAGAAIVNNLQTMVKKKQKPEETKPVVNDLSGMVRKRKKQDSNDDKTKKPKSE from the coding sequence ATGTCTAACTATTCACCGGAAATAGCCAAGCTAATTTCAGAAGGGTCCAGGGCTTATTCATCCAAGGATTTTGAGCTTGCATCCGAGAAGTATGGGGAAGCATGCGAAGAGTATTCCAAAACTCATCAAGGTAATGAAGACGCagatttgttgtttctatACGGTAAAGCAGTTTTTCAAAGTGGTGTAAGTAAATCAGAAGTGTTTGGTGGAAAGCCTGCTGAGCAAGACTTAGAAAACGAAAATAGTGAATCAAAAGAGGAAGATAGTAAACCAGAAACAGATAAAACCGATGATACTTTCCAATTCTACGCTGATGGAGATggagatgaagaagatggcGATGCAAATGTTTTCCAAGAGCAAGGCgaagaaaaagatgaaCCAAATGAAGAcgaaaataatgatgatgatgcgAACAAAAGCGATTTTGAGGTTGCTTGGGAATTGTTGGATTTGGCCAGAGCCTTGTTTGAAGAGAAACTTGAGTCTTTGGATAAAGGGGATTTGAAGCCACCATATTTGGCACAAGACACGGAAGAAAGTAACAACGACTATGTAGTGGcgttaaaaaaattatcagaAACGTATGATATTCTAGGAGAAGTGTCATTGGAGGCAGAGAACTTTAATCAAGCAGCTGAAGATTTGAGAAAATGTTTAGACTTGAGACTAGAACTATTTTCAGATTCATCGTCTTTAATATCTGAATCGCATTACAAATTAGCTTTGGCTTTGGAATTCCAATCTGACGATTCCAGTCTGAGAAAAAATGCTGCTGAGCAAATGAAATTGGCAATTGAATCtgttgaaagaagaaaccaAACTGAAAAAGACGACTCTAGAAAGAAGGATAAccaagaaattattgatgagATGAGGGAAAAGTATCAAGATTTGTTAAAAGATCCTTCAGAAGAAATAAAGAAACAACAGTTGGATATAATTAAAGGGATTTTGGGTGAGGAGGCATCTGGCAGTGAACAAAGTGCAGGGGCAGCTATAGTTAACAATCTTCAAACCATggtgaaaaagaaacaaaaaccTGAAGAAACAAAACCTGTGgttaatgatttatctgGTATGgttagaaaaagaaaaaaacaggACTCCAACGATGACAAGACGAAAAAGCCCAAATCTGAATAG